The Streptomyces sp. NBC_01775 genome includes a region encoding these proteins:
- a CDS encoding TetR/AcrR family transcriptional regulator, whose product MPTGVAMRDAREQLFDAAERVLLRDGPNALTSRAVTTEAGCAKGVLHRHFADFDAFLAALVLDRIGRIEAQAAALRDRAGTGTVADNLTATLTDLFETVAVAVVGLVTSRDELRARLREDRPTGVPVLTEGAAMIASYLTAERALGRLADDADVNALAPTLIGAGHLLFADRTGIPPEREAVHKVVMTVIGGAVRRPPPR is encoded by the coding sequence ATGCCAACAGGGGTAGCCATGCGCGACGCGCGCGAGCAGCTGTTCGACGCCGCCGAGCGCGTCCTGCTCCGGGACGGGCCGAACGCGCTGACCAGCCGGGCGGTCACCACGGAGGCAGGCTGCGCCAAGGGCGTCCTGCACCGGCACTTCGCCGATTTCGACGCCTTCCTCGCCGCGCTCGTACTGGACCGGATCGGCCGGATCGAGGCCCAGGCCGCCGCCCTGCGCGACCGCGCCGGGACCGGCACCGTCGCCGACAACCTCACCGCCACACTGACGGACCTGTTCGAGACGGTGGCGGTGGCGGTCGTCGGGCTCGTCACCTCCCGCGACGAGCTGCGCGCCCGGCTGCGCGAGGACAGGCCGACCGGCGTCCCGGTCCTGACGGAGGGCGCGGCCATGATCGCCTCGTACCTGACGGCCGAGCGAGCGCTGGGCCGCCTCGCGGACGACGCCGACGTCAACGCCCTCGCTCCCACCCTGATCGGGGCCGGACACCTTCTGTTCGCGGACCGGACCGGCATCCCGCCGGAGCGGGAAGCCGTCCACAAGGTCGTCATGACGGTCATCGGCGGCGCCGTACGCCGCCCGCCGCCACGGTAA
- a CDS encoding class I SAM-dependent methyltransferase yields the protein MPTIPPARGRRFPSESHQHRQMAESFGLDAERYDRTRPRYPDALVKRIAATVAPGAGAGRESGSGSGSGPEAGSGSGSGPGSGCRILDVGAGTGIAARQLQAAGCTVLGIEPDARMAALARRFGTEAEVATFEAWDPAEREFDAVVAGQSWHWIDPVAGAAKAARVLRPGGLLAAFWNVFQLPSELAEAFAEVCGRVLPDSPFDLQDAMKQPLNGNHALFAKVADGFREAGGFGDPEQWRFDWETECTRDAWLDQLPTQGAFTQLPPAKLAELLEGAGAAVDALGGSFTMRYATVAVTATRTPAG from the coding sequence ATGCCCACTATACCTCCGGCGCGAGGGCGCCGTTTCCCGAGCGAGTCTCATCAACACCGGCAGATGGCCGAGTCGTTCGGCCTCGACGCCGAACGCTACGACCGGACGCGGCCCCGCTACCCCGACGCCCTCGTGAAGCGGATCGCCGCCACCGTCGCTCCGGGCGCTGGCGCTGGCCGCGAGTCCGGCTCCGGCTCCGGTTCTGGTCCCGAGGCCGGCTCCGGCTCCGGCTCCGGTCCCGGGTCCGGCTGCCGGATCCTCGACGTAGGGGCCGGAACGGGCATCGCCGCCCGGCAGCTCCAAGCGGCGGGCTGCACGGTGCTCGGGATCGAGCCCGACGCGCGGATGGCCGCGCTGGCCCGGCGGTTCGGGACGGAGGCCGAGGTCGCGACGTTCGAAGCCTGGGACCCTGCGGAGCGGGAATTCGACGCCGTCGTGGCGGGCCAGTCCTGGCACTGGATAGACCCGGTCGCGGGCGCGGCCAAGGCGGCACGGGTGCTGCGGCCCGGCGGATTGCTGGCGGCTTTCTGGAATGTGTTCCAGCTCCCGTCCGAATTGGCGGAAGCCTTTGCCGAGGTGTGCGGACGGGTGCTGCCCGACTCCCCGTTCGATCTTCAGGACGCGATGAAGCAGCCCCTGAACGGGAACCATGCGCTCTTCGCCAAGGTCGCCGACGGGTTCCGGGAGGCGGGTGGATTCGGCGACCCGGAGCAGTGGCGGTTCGACTGGGAGACGGAGTGCACCCGCGACGCCTGGCTGGACCAGTTGCCCACCCAGGGAGCCTTCACCCAACTCCCGCCGGCCAAGCTGGCGGAGCTGCTGGAGGGGGCCGGGGCCGCCGTGGACGCGCTGGGCGGCAGCTTCACGATGCGCTACGCGACGGTGGCGGTCACCGCGACACGAACTCCCGCCGGCTGA
- a CDS encoding TetR/AcrR family transcriptional regulator: MTAADEDEAGPHEAKTPAPEPDDKAGAPPSGPDGAGEQHRPRRPGGRTARVRSQVLEAVGPLLVEFGYDGLTIDAVAARSGVHRATVYRRWRDIGGLLADALDAALDDAWRPADTGSLESDLTALNEEVQDAMEEDPPVAYALIAASFRSDEAARALRHFWEDRYERCTEVVRRAVDREELPGPLEAIDARGLLVTATAPVYHERVLLKNGPDPALPAQAARAAVLAAQAGAFTSADPRAPS; encoded by the coding sequence ATGACCGCGGCGGACGAGGACGAGGCCGGGCCACACGAGGCCAAGACCCCCGCCCCGGAGCCGGACGACAAGGCCGGGGCCCCGCCGTCCGGGCCGGACGGCGCCGGGGAACAGCACCGCCCGAGACGTCCGGGCGGGCGCACAGCGCGCGTGCGCTCACAGGTTCTGGAGGCAGTGGGCCCGCTGCTGGTGGAGTTCGGCTACGACGGCCTGACGATCGACGCGGTCGCGGCCCGCTCCGGCGTGCACCGCGCGACGGTCTACCGCCGCTGGCGGGACATAGGCGGGCTGCTCGCCGACGCGCTCGACGCGGCCCTCGACGACGCGTGGCGCCCGGCCGACACGGGCTCGCTCGAGAGCGATCTGACCGCGCTGAACGAGGAGGTCCAGGACGCGATGGAGGAGGACCCGCCGGTCGCGTACGCCCTGATCGCCGCCTCGTTCCGCTCCGACGAGGCGGCGAGAGCCCTGCGCCACTTCTGGGAGGACCGCTACGAGCGCTGCACCGAGGTGGTGCGCCGGGCGGTGGACCGCGAGGAGCTGCCCGGCCCCCTCGAAGCGATCGACGCGCGCGGGCTGCTCGTCACGGCCACCGCGCCGGTCTACCACGAGCGCGTTCTGCTCAAGAACGGGCCCGATCCGGCTCTTCCCGCCCAGGCTGCCCGCGCGGCGGTGCTTGCCGCCCAGGCGGGCGCCTTCACCTCAGCCGACCCCCGTGCCCCCTCATGA
- the abc-f gene encoding ribosomal protection-like ABC-F family protein: MPTQITALAVSKSYEGRTVLDGVSCALSAGERAGIVGENGSGKTTLLRLLAGREDPDQGETILRADGGVGYLSQEEPLPSELTVQQVIDRALGELRAMEERLRALEAAMSEGDVSGLTEYGELLTAFEVRGGYDAEARVERALHGLGLGQLPRGRTVGKLSGGERVRLRLAALLAASPEVLLLDEPTNHLDDTALHWLEEHLRTRRGTTVAVSHDRTFLERVATTLLEVDADRAQLVRYGNGYAGYLKEKAAARGRWAEAHERWLSETERLRVAAATTARRVAPGRGMKDGNKMAYDRAGGRVQQSLAGRVRNVEERLRRLLDDPVPPPPAPLRFTPSLHGSGLRGTVVEAEAVGVRGRLAPTDVSVAAGDRLLVTGLNGAGKSTLLRVLAGELAPDTGRVSRRGRVAYLSQDPEPPSAPPGATLLEAYAQGRPGVPEDHTDRLLSLGLFDRERLEVRVDRLSTGQRQRLALARLIGEPADVLLLDEPTNHLSPALMEELEAALDTFEGALVVVSHDRRLRQRWRGAHLALGGATASDGSEPWETSDQEACDQRSSV; the protein is encoded by the coding sequence ATGCCCACACAGATCACAGCCCTGGCCGTCTCGAAGTCGTACGAAGGCCGGACCGTTCTCGACGGGGTCAGCTGCGCGCTCTCGGCGGGTGAGCGCGCGGGGATCGTCGGGGAGAACGGCTCGGGGAAGACGACCTTGCTGCGGCTGCTCGCCGGGCGCGAGGACCCCGATCAGGGTGAGACCATCCTGCGCGCCGACGGCGGTGTGGGCTACCTCTCCCAGGAAGAGCCGCTGCCATCGGAGTTGACCGTCCAGCAGGTCATCGACCGGGCACTGGGCGAGTTGCGCGCCATGGAAGAGCGCCTGCGCGCCCTGGAAGCGGCGATGTCCGAGGGGGACGTTTCGGGGCTCACCGAGTACGGCGAGCTGTTGACCGCCTTCGAGGTGCGCGGCGGCTATGACGCCGAGGCTCGGGTCGAGCGTGCGCTGCACGGCCTCGGCCTGGGGCAACTTCCTCGTGGCCGCACCGTGGGCAAGCTCTCCGGCGGCGAGCGCGTGCGGCTGCGCCTGGCCGCTCTCCTCGCCGCGAGCCCCGAAGTCCTGCTGCTGGACGAGCCGACCAACCATCTCGACGACACCGCGCTCCACTGGCTGGAGGAGCACCTGCGCACCCGTCGCGGCACCACGGTGGCGGTCTCGCACGACCGGACCTTTCTGGAGCGTGTCGCGACGACGCTGCTGGAGGTGGACGCCGACCGGGCCCAACTCGTCCGCTACGGCAACGGATACGCGGGCTATCTCAAGGAGAAGGCGGCGGCCCGCGGACGCTGGGCCGAGGCCCACGAGCGGTGGCTGTCCGAGACGGAGCGGCTCCGCGTGGCAGCGGCGACCACCGCGCGCAGGGTCGCCCCGGGGAGAGGGATGAAGGACGGCAACAAGATGGCGTACGACCGTGCGGGGGGCCGCGTCCAGCAGTCACTCGCCGGCCGGGTGCGCAACGTCGAGGAGCGGCTGCGCCGCCTGCTGGACGACCCCGTCCCGCCCCCGCCCGCGCCGCTTCGCTTCACTCCGTCGCTGCACGGGAGCGGCCTGCGCGGCACGGTTGTGGAGGCCGAGGCGGTCGGCGTCCGGGGCAGGCTGGCCCCCACCGACGTGTCGGTCGCGGCAGGAGACCGACTGCTGGTGACGGGGCTGAACGGCGCGGGCAAGAGCACCCTGCTGCGCGTCCTCGCGGGAGAGCTCGCCCCGGACACCGGCAGGGTCTCCCGCAGAGGGCGGGTGGCCTACCTCTCCCAGGACCCCGAGCCTCCCTCGGCCCCGCCGGGCGCGACGCTGCTGGAGGCGTACGCGCAGGGCCGGCCCGGCGTCCCGGAGGACCACACGGACCGGCTGCTGTCCCTCGGGCTGTTCGACCGGGAGCGGCTGGAGGTGCGGGTCGACCGGCTGTCCACGGGCCAGCGGCAGCGGCTGGCCCTGGCGCGGCTGATCGGCGAACCGGCCGATGTGCTGCTGCTGGACGAGCCGACCAACCATCTCTCGCCCGCGCTGATGGAGGAGTTGGAGGCGGCCCTGGACACCTTCGAGGGGGCGCTCGTGGTCGTCAGTCACGACCGCAGACTGCGGCAGCGCTGGCGGGGCGCCCACCTGGCCCTGGGCGGGGCTACGGCCTCGGACGGGTCCGAGCCGTGGGAGACAAGTGACCAGGAGGCATGTGACCAAAGGAGTTCTGTATGA
- a CDS encoding Vgb family protein, translating into MSPVPERGTRDVAVETVATLPEGAGPYDVVTGPDGALWVTLVHAGALARLTPEGDLTTYALDVPDCGPTVITPGPDGALWFARTRDHRIGRITVDGKAESFALPTPECGPYGIAAGPDGALWFTETNADRIGRITTAGEVTEFPLPTTGAFPSGLVAGPDEALWFTLNQADALGRIDLDGRITLHPLPTKGAAPVGIALGPGNGPRSDSSPGPGGEGGNGSEGSKGSEGGKGSEGGKGSEGGKGSEGGKGGTGAGTLWFVEIGAGRLGRLTPGSRSRTAPDGQAAAPEGRIEEFVLPDAESRPHAVVVDHDGVCWFTEWQANRVGALAPDGSLTEHDLPTPESEPHGLTVGPDGAVYVALERGEVIRISTVAP; encoded by the coding sequence ATGAGCCCGGTTCCTGAACGCGGTACGCGCGACGTCGCCGTGGAGACCGTCGCCACCCTGCCCGAGGGGGCCGGTCCCTACGACGTGGTCACCGGCCCGGACGGCGCTTTGTGGGTCACCCTCGTGCACGCGGGCGCCCTTGCCCGACTCACCCCCGAGGGCGACCTCACCACCTACGCCCTCGATGTGCCGGACTGCGGGCCCACGGTGATCACCCCCGGCCCGGACGGCGCGCTGTGGTTCGCCCGGACGCGAGACCACCGGATCGGACGAATCACGGTGGACGGCAAAGCGGAGTCGTTCGCGCTGCCGACCCCCGAGTGCGGCCCCTACGGGATAGCGGCGGGGCCCGACGGTGCCCTGTGGTTCACCGAGACGAACGCCGACCGGATCGGCCGTATCACCACGGCGGGAGAGGTCACCGAGTTCCCCCTGCCCACCACTGGGGCGTTCCCGTCCGGGCTGGTGGCGGGGCCGGACGAGGCGCTGTGGTTCACCCTCAACCAGGCCGACGCGCTGGGCCGGATCGACCTCGACGGCCGGATCACGCTCCACCCGCTGCCCACCAAGGGCGCCGCACCCGTCGGCATCGCCCTCGGCCCCGGCAACGGCCCTCGCTCCGATTCCAGCCCCGGCCCCGGCGGTGAGGGCGGCAACGGCAGCGAAGGCAGCAAGGGCAGCGAAGGCGGCAAGGGCAGCGAAGGCGGCAAGGGCAGCGAAGGCGGCAAGGGCAGCGAAGGCGGCAAGGGCGGCACAGGCGCGGGGACCCTGTGGTTCGTGGAGATCGGTGCCGGACGGTTGGGGCGGCTCACCCCGGGCAGCCGCAGCCGGACAGCCCCCGATGGACAGGCCGCCGCGCCGGAGGGCCGGATCGAGGAGTTCGTCCTCCCCGACGCCGAGTCGAGACCCCATGCCGTGGTCGTGGACCACGACGGCGTGTGCTGGTTCACCGAATGGCAGGCCAACCGCGTGGGCGCCCTTGCTCCGGACGGCAGCCTCACCGAACACGACCTGCCCACACCCGAGTCGGAGCCGCACGGTCTGACCGTAGGACCGGACGGTGCCGTTTATGTCGCGCTGGAGAGAGGCGAGGTGATCCGGATAAGTACGGTTGCGCCCTGA
- a CDS encoding class I SAM-dependent methyltransferase: MGRSFDDLVAEAGAVTVHGWDFSWLDGRATEARPSWGYQRLMSGRLASASAALDLQTGGGEVLAEAERLPPVMAATESWPPNVAKATALLRPSGVVVVADTDEPPLPFADGAFDLVTSRHPVRAWWAEIARVLEPGGSYFAQHVGPASVFELVEYFLGPQPEGRERRRPEDERAEAEDAGLQVVDLRSERLRMEFFDIGAVVYFLRKVIWMVPGFTVERYRERLRELHELIESEGPFVAHSARFLIEARKPE; this comes from the coding sequence ATGGGACGCTCCTTCGATGATCTTGTGGCTGAGGCCGGTGCGGTAACCGTCCACGGCTGGGACTTCTCCTGGCTGGACGGCCGGGCGACCGAGGCGCGGCCCTCGTGGGGGTACCAACGGCTGATGAGTGGACGCCTGGCCTCCGCCTCGGCCGCGCTGGACCTCCAGACCGGTGGCGGCGAGGTGCTCGCGGAAGCGGAGAGGCTGCCGCCGGTGATGGCCGCCACCGAGTCCTGGCCGCCGAACGTCGCCAAGGCGACGGCGCTGCTGAGGCCGAGCGGAGTGGTCGTCGTCGCGGACACGGACGAGCCGCCGCTGCCGTTCGCCGACGGTGCTTTCGACCTGGTGACCAGCCGTCATCCGGTCCGCGCCTGGTGGGCCGAGATCGCCCGCGTCCTGGAGCCCGGTGGCAGCTACTTCGCCCAGCACGTGGGCCCGGCCTCGGTCTTCGAGCTGGTCGAGTACTTCCTCGGCCCTCAGCCCGAGGGGCGCGAGCGGCGCCGGCCCGAGGACGAGCGCGCGGAGGCGGAGGACGCCGGGCTCCAGGTGGTCGATCTGCGGTCCGAGCGGCTGCGCATGGAGTTCTTCGACATCGGCGCGGTCGTCTACTTCCTGCGCAAGGTCATCTGGATGGTGCCCGGCTTCACCGTCGAGCGCTATCGCGAGCGGCTGCGCGAGTTGCACGAGCTGATCGAGTCCGAGGGCCCGTTCGTCGCCCACTCGGCCCGCTTCCTCATCGAGGCCCGCAAGCCCGAGTAG
- the phsA gene encoding O-aminophenol oxidase PhsA, which translates to MGESGETEERALAGAPTADGLTPYVDALRVPPTLRPEPTTDPRGRQVEIELTETWTRLHSQLPPTRVWAYNGHFPGPTFEVRRGQRIRVAWTNRLTGTFPVTHVAVGAGTPTDPLVNHPGRDGVKPDPDVAALPGWSVTHLHGAVTGGGNDGWAENAVAYGDTQLSEYPNDHQATQWWYHDHGMNITRWNVYAGLVGTYLIRDAEEDALRLPGGAYEIPLVLADRNLDEDEDGRLNGRLLHKVRNLGPDPESDKDVTLPVSAPFSTVNGTIWPYLDVEPRWYRFRLLNASNARVYNLALVDETGAPVPDGTVKQIGSDGGLLPRPVDITFADDTDPARRKLLSAAPAERFDLLVDFRALRGRKLRLVNVGNARFGQPDPARNIPYPQVMEFRVGARPVAEPFVLPGTLSGSFERLTHAIPHNHRLIVLSPPGTVGGGGHPEIWEMADITKEVGDGPVPQAEGIVRVRGRDGELKTYRRIARTFDDTLGFKVAHNDYEQWSFLNLGGPTHPMHIHLADFQLLSRDAFDVSGFDPTVGGTQEDKPVVFDPARPLPVAPNEGGWKDVFQVPAGQMVNVLGRFDGAHGRFMYHCHLLEHEDMGMMRPFVVMPPEVLKFDHGHSGHGGGHDGDHGA; encoded by the coding sequence GTGGGGGAGTCCGGGGAGACCGAAGAGCGGGCGTTGGCGGGCGCCCCCACGGCCGACGGCCTGACGCCGTACGTCGACGCGCTGCGCGTACCGCCCACGCTGCGCCCCGAGCCGACCACCGACCCGCGCGGCAGGCAGGTCGAGATCGAGCTGACCGAGACCTGGACGCGGCTGCACTCCCAGCTCCCGCCGACCCGCGTGTGGGCGTACAACGGCCACTTTCCCGGGCCCACCTTCGAGGTGCGCCGGGGCCAGCGGATCCGGGTGGCCTGGACGAACCGGCTGACGGGAACGTTCCCCGTCACCCATGTCGCCGTGGGCGCCGGTACGCCGACCGACCCGCTGGTCAACCACCCCGGCAGGGACGGCGTCAAGCCCGACCCCGATGTCGCGGCGCTGCCCGGCTGGTCCGTCACGCACCTGCACGGCGCCGTGACCGGCGGCGGCAACGACGGCTGGGCGGAGAACGCGGTCGCCTACGGCGACACCCAGCTGTCCGAATATCCGAACGACCACCAGGCCACCCAGTGGTGGTATCACGACCACGGCATGAACATCACGCGGTGGAACGTCTACGCCGGGCTGGTCGGCACGTATCTCATCCGCGATGCCGAGGAGGACGCGCTGCGCCTGCCCGGTGGCGCGTACGAGATCCCGCTGGTGCTGGCCGACCGCAATCTGGACGAGGACGAGGACGGGCGGCTCAACGGCCGGCTGCTCCACAAGGTCCGCAATCTGGGCCCCGACCCCGAGTCGGACAAGGACGTCACCCTTCCGGTGAGCGCGCCCTTCTCGACGGTCAACGGCACGATCTGGCCGTATCTGGACGTCGAGCCGCGCTGGTACCGCTTCCGGCTGCTGAACGCGTCCAACGCGCGCGTCTACAACCTCGCGCTGGTGGACGAGACGGGTGCCCCGGTGCCCGACGGCACGGTCAAGCAGATCGGCAGCGACGGCGGGCTGCTGCCCCGCCCGGTCGACATCACCTTCGCCGACGACACCGACCCGGCGCGGCGCAAGCTGCTGTCGGCGGCGCCCGCCGAGCGCTTCGACCTGCTGGTCGACTTCCGTGCGCTGCGCGGCAGGAAGCTGCGGCTGGTCAACGTGGGCAACGCCCGCTTCGGCCAGCCGGATCCGGCGAGGAACATCCCGTATCCGCAGGTCATGGAGTTCCGGGTGGGCGCAAGGCCGGTGGCGGAGCCGTTCGTGCTGCCGGGGACGCTCTCCGGCTCGTTCGAGCGGCTCACTCACGCCATTCCGCACAACCACCGGCTGATCGTGCTCAGCCCGCCCGGCACGGTGGGCGGCGGCGGGCACCCGGAGATCTGGGAGATGGCCGACATCACCAAGGAGGTCGGTGACGGGCCGGTCCCGCAGGCCGAGGGGATCGTGCGGGTGCGGGGGCGCGACGGCGAGCTGAAGACCTACCGTCGCATCGCCCGGACGTTCGACGACACGCTGGGGTTCAAGGTCGCGCACAACGACTACGAGCAGTGGAGCTTCCTCAACCTGGGCGGCCCCACCCACCCCATGCACATCCACCTGGCCGACTTCCAGCTGCTGAGCAGGGACGCCTTCGACGTCTCCGGCTTCGACCCGACCGTGGGCGGTACCCAGGAGGACAAGCCGGTCGTCTTCGACCCGGCCAGGCCCCTGCCCGTCGCGCCGAACGAGGGCGGCTGGAAGGACGTCTTCCAGGTTCCGGCGGGCCAG